A stretch of the Streptomyces sp. NBC_01428 genome encodes the following:
- a CDS encoding SIS domain-containing protein: MSDSKLAGQFFDAAIGLLQRVRDEGAADIEAAGTLVADTVTEGGRLFAFGAGHSSLAAQDIVYRAGGLALMNLLTVPGVVGVDVMPATLGSALERVDGLAGAVLDSSPLRSGDLLVIISLSGRNALPVEMAMNARALGVKVIGVTSVAYTTETTSRHVSGTYLKDHCDIVLDSRIPVGDAELTLDTIEAPFAPASTVVTTALLQAVMATAAGALADRGIEPPLLRSGNVDGGHEWNGRVMTEYGDRIFYRR; this comes from the coding sequence ATGAGCGACAGCAAGCTGGCCGGGCAGTTCTTCGACGCCGCGATCGGTCTGCTGCAGCGGGTGCGCGACGAGGGCGCCGCCGACATCGAGGCGGCCGGGACGCTCGTCGCCGACACCGTCACCGAGGGCGGCCGGCTCTTCGCGTTCGGCGCGGGCCACTCCTCGCTCGCCGCCCAGGACATCGTCTACCGGGCCGGCGGTCTCGCCCTGATGAACCTGCTGACCGTGCCGGGCGTCGTCGGCGTCGACGTCATGCCCGCCACGCTGGGCTCCGCCCTGGAGCGGGTCGACGGGCTGGCCGGCGCCGTCCTCGACTCCAGCCCGCTGCGCTCCGGCGACCTGCTGGTGATCATCTCGCTGTCCGGGCGCAACGCGCTGCCCGTGGAGATGGCGATGAACGCCCGCGCCCTCGGGGTGAAGGTCATCGGTGTCACCTCCGTCGCCTACACCACCGAGACGACGTCACGGCACGTCTCGGGCACCTACCTCAAGGACCACTGCGACATCGTCCTCGACTCGCGGATCCCCGTCGGGGACGCGGAGCTGACCCTGGACACCATCGAGGCACCGTTCGCGCCCGCCTCCACCGTCGTCACCACCGCTCTCCTCCAGGCCGTCATGGCCACCGCCGCCGGCGCCCTCGCCGACCGGGGCATCGAGCCGCCGCTGCTGCGCTCGGGCAACGTCGACGGCGGCCACGAGTGGAACGGCCGGGTCATGACCGAGTACGGCGACCGGATCTTCTACCGCCGCTGA
- a CDS encoding metal-dependent transcriptional regulator translates to MSGLIDTTEMYLRTILELEEEGVVPMRARIAERLDQSGPTVSQTVARMERDGLVAVASDRHLEFTDEGRRLATRVMRKHRLAECLLVDVIGLEWEQVHAEACRWEHVMSEAVERRVLELLRHPTESPYGNPIPGLEELGEKDGADPFLDAGMVSLAELDPGLDGKTVVVRRIGEPIQTDAQLMYTLRRAGVQPGSVVSVTESAGGVLVGSGGEAAELESEVASHVFVAKR, encoded by the coding sequence ATGTCCGGACTGATCGACACCACGGAGATGTATCTCCGCACCATCCTCGAGCTGGAGGAGGAAGGTGTGGTCCCCATGCGCGCCCGCATCGCGGAGCGGCTCGACCAGAGCGGCCCGACGGTGAGCCAGACGGTGGCGCGCATGGAGCGCGACGGCCTGGTGGCGGTCGCCAGCGACCGGCACCTGGAGTTCACCGACGAGGGCCGGCGGCTGGCCACGCGCGTCATGCGCAAGCACCGGCTCGCCGAGTGTCTCCTCGTCGACGTGATCGGCCTGGAGTGGGAGCAGGTGCACGCCGAGGCCTGCCGCTGGGAGCACGTGATGAGCGAGGCGGTGGAGCGCCGCGTCCTGGAGCTGCTGCGCCACCCGACCGAGTCGCCGTACGGGAACCCGATCCCGGGCCTGGAGGAGCTGGGCGAGAAGGACGGCGCGGACCCGTTCCTGGACGCCGGCATGGTCTCGCTGGCCGAGCTGGACCCGGGTCTTGACGGCAAGACGGTCGTCGTCCGGCGGATCGGTGAGCCGATCCAGACGGACGCCCAGCTGATGTACACGCTGCGGCGGGCGGGCGTGCAGCCCGGTTCCGTGGTCAGCGTGACCGAGTCGGCGGGCGGTGTGCTGGTGGGCAGCGGCGGCGAGGCCGCGGAGCTGGAGTCCGAGGTCGCCTCGCACGTGTTCGTCGCCAAGCGCTGA
- a CDS encoding PAS domain-containing protein, with the protein MSASRRSGTTDELGPDEPERDGSDLLAALLDGMDAALCAFDADGVVTHWNREAERILGWTAAEAVGRHGFAGWAVRTADAEEVETRLLSAMEAPGRQVHEFALLTKDGGRVLVRTQSAAVRGPDGKPAGVYCAFSEVHAQIDLERSIALSEALFENASWGVVLVDADLRPAVVNAHAAQALGTGRTSVLGRPLGELLSQGVEELESALTHVLAEGAPPAPAEMWVSVRTPEGDTRRCWRSGFLRLSSPLAEEPVPLGVGWLFQDVTEAKQTEQEAALLRFRSNQLHRAARAAAECEDPGEAATVHLDFSLAGFADHALVDRVAGGFLQDDDVPVRLVRAAATPAGAPGPSLLTGKAGLPVRYADGHPALQCAERSGSVRASAGTTDAEQARGWALARQWPPDAVHSLCTVLRSRGRTLGVVTFLRGAGRGRFERADARYAEDVAVRIASALDLADRIARP; encoded by the coding sequence GTGAGTGCTTCCCGGCGTAGTGGGACCACCGACGAGCTGGGGCCCGACGAGCCCGAGCGGGACGGTTCGGATCTCCTGGCCGCGCTGCTGGACGGCATGGACGCGGCCCTGTGCGCGTTCGACGCCGACGGAGTCGTGACGCACTGGAACCGCGAGGCCGAACGCATCCTGGGCTGGACCGCCGCCGAGGCGGTCGGGCGGCACGGGTTCGCGGGCTGGGCGGTGCGGACCGCGGACGCCGAGGAGGTCGAGACCCGGCTGCTGTCCGCGATGGAGGCGCCGGGCCGGCAGGTCCACGAGTTCGCGCTGCTCACCAAGGACGGCGGCCGCGTCCTCGTGCGCACCCAGTCCGCCGCCGTACGCGGCCCGGACGGCAAGCCCGCCGGGGTGTACTGCGCCTTCAGCGAGGTCCACGCGCAGATCGACCTGGAACGGTCCATAGCCCTGAGCGAGGCCCTGTTCGAGAACGCCAGCTGGGGCGTCGTCCTCGTCGACGCCGACCTGCGGCCCGCCGTGGTCAACGCGCACGCCGCGCAGGCTCTCGGCACCGGCCGCACCTCCGTCCTCGGCCGCCCCCTCGGGGAACTGCTCTCCCAGGGCGTGGAGGAGCTGGAGAGCGCCCTCACGCACGTCCTGGCCGAGGGCGCGCCCCCGGCCCCCGCCGAGATGTGGGTGAGCGTGCGGACCCCGGAGGGCGACACCCGCAGGTGCTGGCGCAGCGGCTTCCTGCGGCTCTCCTCGCCGCTCGCGGAGGAGCCCGTGCCGCTCGGTGTCGGCTGGCTCTTCCAGGACGTGACGGAGGCCAAGCAGACCGAGCAGGAGGCGGCGCTGCTGCGCTTCCGCTCCAACCAACTGCACCGTGCCGCGCGCGCCGCCGCCGAGTGCGAGGACCCCGGCGAGGCCGCCACCGTCCACCTCGACTTCTCCCTCGCGGGCTTCGCCGACCACGCCCTGGTCGACCGGGTGGCGGGCGGATTCCTCCAGGACGACGACGTGCCGGTGCGGCTCGTCCGCGCCGCCGCGACCCCCGCCGGTGCCCCCGGGCCGAGCCTGCTGACCGGCAAGGCCGGGCTGCCGGTCAGGTACGCGGACGGGCACCCGGCGTTGCAGTGCGCGGAGCGCTCCGGATCGGTGCGGGCCAGCGCGGGCACGACCGACGCCGAGCAGGCGCGCGGCTGGGCGCTCGCCCGGCAGTGGCCGCCGGACGCGGTGCACTCCCTGTGCACGGTGCTGCGCAGCCGCGGGCGGACGCTGGGCGTCGTGACGTTCCTGCGCGGCGCGGGCCGCGGCCGCTTCGAACGCGCCGACGCGCGGTACGCGGAGGACGTGGCCGTACGGATCGCGTCCGCCCTGGACCTGGCGGACCGGATCGCACGGCCCTGA